GGTTACGAAAGACAATGGAGACACCTGAGCAAGGCACCTTACCCAAAGCTTCTTGGGCAATCATCGACAAGCCATCAATGCCACGCCGCATGTCCACCGGCTCGACCGCCAACCAAATAGCGATAGGATCTGTTATTAACCCAGGCATTGTAATAGCTCCGCAAGCCAGCTCGGCGAGCTGGTAACGGGCAGTTCCAATGAGAGTCCATTGACTAACCGTAGTCGCAAGGGTTCATTTATCGCCGGCGGAGTTGTAATCGATTGTGTAACGTCAATTGCAATTAAGGAAGGTGCCATTGCTTGGGAAAGTGCTTGATAATTGCTAAACCATCTTGAAAACGTTTTTTTATTCAATCCATGTGTTTGGCAATAAGCTGCTTGCGAAGAATCACACGCTTGCCATGTTTTTATATGTTTTAGTTGCTGTTCAGTTAATGCCATGAGATATCCTCAGAAAAAAACTAAAGGATACCAGTGCCTTTAGAATGTTTTAAGATGGTGGCGCTACGCGCTTACACACTATCAATAATAGTATGAAGATATTTATATCAAACACACACAACCTTTCGATATGTTGGTAGTATTAAGTAATGATTATTTTTTATTACAAAAGAAAATCAACTTTAATAGCTTAATTTTGCAAAGTATCCGAATATCGGTTACAGCTTAATTAAAGA
Above is a window of Methylobacter sp. S3L5C DNA encoding:
- the tnpB gene encoding IS66 family insertion sequence element accessory protein TnpB; this translates as MPGLITDPIAIWLAVEPVDMRRGIDGLSMIAQEALGKVPCSGVSIVFRNRLGNRIKGV
- a CDS encoding polynucleotide 5'-hydroxyl-kinase, which gives rise to MALTEQQLKHIKTWQACDSSQAAYCQTHGLNKKTFSRWFSNYQALSQAMAPSLIAIDVTQSITTPPAINEPLRLRLVNGLSLELPVTSSPSWLAELLQCLG